The Rhododendron vialii isolate Sample 1 chromosome 1a, ASM3025357v1 region ATTCTCAATATCAGGGCTTGAGTAACAGTTTAGGCACCAATGCCAACAAGAGAACACCGTTACGAGGTTTTGTTTCTGGTGGCTCAATAGGTGGTGATGTAAATGCTGCTTGGGCGACCAATTTGTCGACTCCTGCTGCTGCTCCTCCCATGTCAGGAGGGCACCCTATTTGTCAGAGCTCCAGGGAAGATGCAAGTCATAAGAACTCAGAAAGGTGACTCCTTTTAATCTCTgactgcccttcttttcttttctttttgagtttTACGGGTGCTCTGCTAAAATTAATTTGGTCCTAATCTTGTCTATCTTTATTGTTTTGCAGTTCCAGAGATAGACCTAAGGAAAGGCGCAGACGCTCTGGTTGGGACCAGGATCAATAATTTTTGGTGAACGAAATATCGGCTTGTACATGAGTGATAGCTATCTTTTATTTCAACTTTTGATCTTGTCTGTATTTGTACCATGCCCAATAATTTGCCTTGGTGCTTTTGTTGCTTTCTAATCCCCTTACTTTGGTGTACAATTATAAAATGATTTAGATACAGAGCTGTCATCGTATCTTCTTGTGGGGTGTTAATGTTTTACGTTTTTTAGGTTCTTTCGCCATATGCGGAAGGGGTCATTGATCTACCATAATGAATCACCGCCCCAATGATTACAAGTTTTGTTGGCTTGTCCTCTTAGTGCTGCTTTTCAGTACTTATTTTGTCTTATGGCCTCTCCTACTTGCTTATTTTTGCTGATATTGAAACTTCATGAACAACCAACCTGTGCTgctggaaaaacaaaaaaaaaaaaaaaaaaaggaaaggagagGGAATCATATGGGGTGCTTGTTGGGATGGTAACAAAGGAGAGTTTCATAATGCAAATAGGATATAGAGGTTTGAAAAAGGTTTTCtgcatatttcaattttttcaaactCATATATGCAGATTATACTGTGTACACATTATTTTGACTCCCAACTCCATGTCAGTTGATCTTCTCTAGCATTATCCAACATGAAGCCTCTCAAATGATTTCAAAACACAGGGATAACAAAATTCTGCACTAATGATTCTGGAAATAAACATCACAATGAATTCAAATAGACAACAGCAGGTAACCTCCTCTTAGTGCCCCTAACTACCACAGAAGCCCTACAAATAAAAAGCAAGTACCACCAGCGATCCAGCCTCCAACAATTTTAGAACCACTTAGTTGCAcggaattaaattttttaactattCATCGGACAATTAGCCTCATCCCCATCCAACATTACACAAGGAACACACAAGTGAGCACCGATTTTTCAGTCTACACACGCCGCTTCTTTGGGAGTCTGCATCCATTATGGGCCTTCCGAGTTGTGTCCTCAATGTACACGATGGGATTCTGATCACCCCGTGAATGGGTATACCCCTCTCTAAAGCTCACAATCGcttgctttttcttcttaaaataAGTAAATCCGTTGACTTTCACCACAAAAGTTTTCAGCCCCATGTTTCTAGCTAATCGACCAACATGTTCTGCAGTTGCTTCAGCTGCATATCTCGAGAGTTTAGGCCCTCCTTTCATTTCTGACAACATTCCAGAGGAAGCTCCGAACTTTTTGTTCCCCTTTGAATCTGTCACTGTGACAAAGGTATTGTTGCGCATCAGCTTTATATGGACGATATCTGCATTGTGTTCAACACCACATTGAGAAAGTTGAGAACCACCCAAATTGTTCCTCTATCCCCCTCTATTATTCCCCTAACAAAATTCATGGATCTTGTATTCCTTTCTGTTGTCTCAAACTCCTTTTGACTTGAAGAATGTATGGAATTCTTTAAACTGACCGCATTGGGTGGACTAACACTTGCATTCACTTTCTTACCCAAACTGGCCAATAGTTGAGGTACGACATTGAGGTTGGCAACTGCTTCACTGTTGCTATGAAGATAAGAACTACAATTTAAACCATCCGGACCTGAAAAAGCCACAAACATATCGTCATGCCAAGCTGACATGGTTTTATTGGGACATTAGAAATTCTACTATTCCTTTATTGGGACACTGAAAAGGAGTATTTACCACCAGAAAGGCAGACAATAGATTATTAGAAAATCAGCTTTCTAAAATCACTCCATTTTCTTCCATTCTCAATGTTGTCACCTATTTGATAGAATGAATAGGGTTGTAGCTATATGAGCAAGAATTCCAATCAACTCTACTACGTGCGTCTGTGTTAGCTAACCTATTGTTTCCTTTATGCAATCATTTGTCTACACCATCATGTAAGCTATAGTTGATTTATTTCACCATGTTGCGTAATTAGTTCCTGGGTCCGTGTTAGCTAACCTATTGTTTCCTTTATGCAATCATTTGTCTACACCATCATGTAAGCTATAGTTGATTTATTTCACCATGTTGCGTATTTAGTTCCTGGGTCCCAATATACGATTTAATCTGTTAGTTCCTTCCATATAGCTACcccaagtaaaaaaataaacgaGCCAAGAGGCCGTTGTTGCAATGACATTAGGAGGTGCACTTAAGGGCTAGTAGAaaaggaggtcaggagttcaacagttcaactcctcctccaaggtgtgttaatctaactattctaacaatattgaCTTTCACcgataataaaaaaagagtaaatACATAAACGAGGCAAGGACAAAATGAAAAGGTTACAGCCGCAGGGTTTGTGAGAGACAATATTCAACATGGTAGCATATCTATCCCCATTTGAACTGGGGATTCTTTCGCATAAACCTGCTACATATAGTGCATTACGTATAGATGTCTCACCCTTCCAATTCTACTAGCATCCCCATAACTCTTAAAACTTTTCTCGAGACCCTAATCCAAACTTCACGGGCATTACACTAAATACCCTTTTCCAGCGGTTAACCAGTTAATAATAGTTCAACAGAAATAACATAACTTAAGAAATGAACTTGTGGGGGAAATTGGAAGTTCACCATTATAAACTGGTTAACCGCTGGAAAAGGATATTTAGTGTGATGCCCGTGAAGTTTGGTCGTAGGGGTGATATTTAGTGTAATGTccggtttttgggtttttttaggGACCGAACCGGATATTCGGTTTGAGGATATGTAAACGGTAAACCGGAACTGGTTGTGTTTCAATCGGTTTGGCCAGTTCCGGTCCGATTTTCCGGTTTGGTCGGTTTGCAATTGTGGGCTATGACTGTCTCAGATtatctgagagagagagtcactCACTGTTGCAAATCGATTTGAATCGATCTGAAATTCGAGCAAACCCTAGAGCTGTAAATCGACCTGAATCGTTCACCATGTTGCAGAGAGAGAAGGTTagcgagagagaaagagagtcagagagagaagGATAGCaagagagagtcagagagagagagagagagagagtcactcACATTTGCAAATCGCCATCGCGGTGAAGAGTGAACTGTGAAGCGGCGTGTGAGAGAAATGAGAGGAGATGAAATCTGAatatttggaaaattttaactCCACGCCCACTTACACACCCATATTATGAGTTTGGATGTGTAATTGAGCGCGGAGGGAGTAAGATTTTCAGGCTCTGTTTGTGGAAAGGTAAGGAAAGGAAAGGACagtgaaagaaaaaagagagggaaaatatGAAGAGAATGAATTACTcctattttctcttgtttggttgtaaaaagaaaatgaaaagaaactataacaaaaataaatttctcttGCTTGCTTCAGGAGggaaatggaaggaaaagaaaaattaatgggAGACTTGTCTTTAAATTTTGACTCAGGAGggaaatggaaggaaaagaaaaattaatgggAGACTTGTCTTTAAATTTTGACGCTCTTGTTTCTCTCCATTTTCCTATAATTAAGCGTATTCCAGagctttcatttcttttccttttccttcctattttctttttcgtttcctTAACTAGCAACCAAACAactcggaatttttttttggtacataagAGGGCTTAGGCcctaagaaacaaaaaacacttGACGCACTAGCTCTATGAACTCCAAACCATCGCGATCATTGCGCAAAGCCTCCGTCACTGTtaaggaatttttttaattttccttttttttttttttttccattttccatagATACCAAACAAAGTTTGTAGTTATGAATCTCACTTACCTATGTATCCACTAGGTGTCGAGTTCTATCACTACCACTTGTAATTTTTATGTATATGCATGATACCGGTCCAGTACAGTTTGGTTGGTCCGCGTGTAAGTCCCCCAAACTGGAAACCGAATTGAAACAGATTTTTTGAATTCTATCAAACCGGACTGATTCTatgtgaaaatagaaaaaaaatctgGTTTGGTCTGGTTTTCTGATTCAGTCGGATTTCCTAACACTCCTAGTTTTCCTTACACCCCTAGTTATTCACCTAAACTTTTTGTCCTAAAagtttttttggtatttttttattttgcataaattcttgttgaattttttgtcgtattttttagattaatcattcgtctcaacaagaaaaaatcagaaaagtataaaaatataggtcgatgttaaaaaaaattcatataagatgacattttagacaaaaaaaaagacaaatgttttgtatttttctttgttgtttagGAGAAATCGTTTAGGAATTAACCCTAGCACAAGTgacctttatttatattatatagAGTGACATTACATGACTCAACTATCTGGTGTGGGATAAAGACTAAATCATGTTCTAACACttcccctcaagctggagaataaatatcatAGAATCCTAGCTTGTTACATAACaactctaaacgtggtttaaaCAATGGTTTGGTAAAAATATTTGCCAACTGAACTCCTGTAGACAAGAAGGGAGTAACCAACACACCACCATCTATCTTTTCTCGAACACTGTGACAATCTACttcaatatgtttggttctctaaTGAAACACTGGATCTAAAGCAATATGTATtgctgcctgattatcacaaAACATTGGAATGGATAATTGCATGCCAAATCCTAACTCCTCGAGCAAAGCTCTCAACCATACAACCtcacatgtagtatgagccatggtTTCATACTCTGCTTCTGCACTAGATCTTGCAACAACAGTTTGTTTTCTGCTCTTTCAAGTAACTAGATTGCTACCAACAAAAGTATAGTGGCCAGTTGTTGAACAAATGAAaaaaggtggtggtgatggtatgAAATATGAATGCATGTTTCAACTTCAAGTGGCAACATGAGATCAAGAGTCAGCTTGGTAGTATTCGACTATTCGTACTCAAACTGTCAAGCGACAGCAATATAGCAACAACTTTAGAATTTGAATGGAGAAGAAAGCAGAGTATTTCATGACCCTGGAAATTTTGCTATAACAGGTACAGGTATACAGAAATACTATCCACGATGCAAACAAGAAAGACATTCGGCAATATATTCAGCCCAGCTCCTGCAACTTCATGCCTTGGGACATTGCAATACATCCACACTATTGGTGAATTCTCTGCGTTGACGTGCATTTGGGCATATCTCTAAGCAAGGCTCGTTCAGGGCATTGTCATCTTCAGGCCGGGGAGGCAGCACCCCAAATTTGAACTGTAACTTTGAAAAGCACATGGAAATCAATGACTGTGTTACTAATTCTATGGCTGAAGCGGCAAAGTAAAAGATGCTAATTCTTCACTTGGCTTTATAttccctttgaaaaaaaatccaacgAGGACACCAGTGGAGAGTAAGAGGGAAAGTtgttatttaccaaaaaaaaaaagaaagggaaagttGTTTCTAGCTTATGACAGACATGTAGGAGTACTATGCATCTTTCAACAACTGGGGAGCTGTATGGAAATCTCTTGTCAATAATTGctcttttaaaacaaaacaaaacaaaaaatgctcATGGGATGTAACAAATGGACAAGGTCTAGATGACCACAACAGTATAATTTGAATCTTCACTGCAAGTGTTTGGAACAAGATAAAATGGATCGCTACATGAAGTTCAAATCTAACTTGTTCGGGTTCTGCTAAATATTCTGACAAGCAAGTAGGAAATGTTGTACTGGAGACACAAACATTGTTTCCTAGGGTACTTGAAAAACAGAACAGAAAACACAAACTGACAAAATGCAGTTTGGAATGAGGATGGTGAAAAAATTATAGTTATATGAAAGCAAAGGAGTCAGAGGTCCTGTTGGTAAATTTGTAATGGCATTGGGAATGATATGGTGGGTAACCATGATGGATGAAGCTAAATGTTTCAAGTCATGCAGTTAAGGAGGAGGTAAATTGTAATAACCGCTTTAGaagggggaaaaagaagaaaaacaaacaaacaacaacagAACTCATGTAGTTCCTagtcattgggggtatgggtggggaaggattggagacagacctcacctttggtaatgtgcacataaattgaattgggtctttAGGCCTACCTTCTCtaatgccatttggctttgatttgggggcatggttccgcagcaaaacaggtatagggggaaaaagaagaagaaatgtacaaaaactaaaaatacgATGAGTAGACTAGACTGTAAGATTATGTCTTTAAATGATAAATTTCTGTTGGTGACAGATGAATGTTGTATCTCCCAAATGCTTAGGCCCTACTGCTCGACTAACAAATAGTGTTACCTGACAGCTATAATCGCTGAAATTTGGTTCCATCAGTAAAGGAACACCCATGTAATCCTTGAAGAAAGTCTAAAAAAACCCAACTTTACAGTGTTAGTACTCAGTTATGATCAAAGCAAAGAACTGATAAGCATACATGCGTGCCTGTTTGGgtgtgttagagagagaggatctGGTTTTCCATATACATACGAAATCATGGATTCACCAGCTATGCCACCCTAATTGCTTTGCAGCACTTCTACCTATAGTATGTCTAGCAGTGTAATTCCTTGATATATAGTTCCAAAGTCCAAATTTGATAGCAAGTATAATGTCACATGAAGAAAATAGTCCTTATCTGGTTGCTAATACACTTCCTTAAGCCTAATGGAACTACATTGGTCATTCTTCTCTACAGACATAATGGAGCCTTGGGTATTTGCTGATGGGCGACCTCAAAATTACTAGCATTGCTTTATTTGACATTCCTACCTTTCTGCACAATACTGTCATAGTGGCATCACTTAAGTGCCACTCTCACGACTACTGCAAAACTCTTGAGGTGATAAGATGCATACATGTACTTCTCTAGATGTAAGTTTGGCAAGCACTGACCTGTGTGGGAAGCTTACATGTATTGATGCAAATTCCTACACATTGGCTTTCCTCCAAGTACTTGCATCTTTCTACAAACACCTACAATGAAGAGTCAAAATCATGTCAACAAACACAATCTCATAGAAAAGCCTCATAAATCGGATTGTGAGCCTGGTGGTTCAAACCATTACCCCACTTCTCAAGGAAGATCCATCAGGAAGATCCACATTGTTAACAGCACAAGGGCCCATAAGCCATTGACAAGATAGAGCAGTCACCCTTGCTATAGaagcaagaaaaaattaaactacACATAACTTGCAGcattgggaaatcaaaacaaaataccAACTTGGCCGTGAGTACATGAATGATAAACTCACCAACCATGATTGCAGCAACTTTCCCTCCTTGAAGAGGAGCTATAAGCATTTGATAAAGCTCTAACAAAAGTGGAGGAAACAGTGCTCTTAAAATGCGAACCTACCacaggccaaaaaaaaaagtatgaatgATTGGAAGTACCATATCGGATTCAATGGGGAGGAAGATTACACCATGAGACATAAATACAATATTTACAAAATCCTGGAATAAATGCACTAATAGAGGTGAAAGAATTGAGGTACTGCGGCTTCTTTGGTTTCAGAGTTACTTCTTCTCATCATGAGACGGTTTGCTACTTCAATTAGTCCGTCGTATCCAGGCTTCTCTGAATCCCAGCCAACCTCCTGTTAATTTCCCCTTGACAGAAAAAAGGAAACTCAAACCTGTAAGATCAGTCGTGCATCAAAACTATTACGGTATTACCCAAAATAATAAAGCATCCCCATAACTCACTTTACTTAAAGTAATTATGAGGGAAGTGAAAATGCAAGAAACTGAAACAGCTGGTGTAAGTTACTCTTCCCTTATCAGATACATCCAATTGTCTAGAATGGGAAGTCGCGAATATAGAAGAACTTCATTAATACAAACCACGTGGCATTCTACGTTGGGGACGGGGATAAAGAGAACAGAAGGGTCCGGCTCCTCTCCAGTCCAATGGTTTGGACCGGACGAGACAGTCCAGATAGGGACCGTCTATTGGTAGattcaatggttcggattttctCATACATTTTTACCGGTAACCGATAAAAGTATAACGCTACATCCAACCATTGATTGCAGCAAATGAACGGTCCCGATCAGTGATTGGACTATCTCCTCCGGTCCATGTTTTGGAACACGGACCGGAGAGGATAAATTTCTTATCCACCGAACAGTGTTGAAGGAAAGCAAAAACCGTAGTACGTCTCCCTAGTAATAAGTCGTGAAATGGGATTGACTCACATTTACCATTCTGTTTCGGAACAAGTTAAGGAAGAGGTCATCGAAGATTCCGGGCCTGTATTTGGGTCTTGAATTATCCGACTCTGTGATTCCAATCTGAGCAATCAGAAAAGGCAATGGATGAAAACAGAACGCCCAAAAGAATAAAAGCAAAGGAGAATAATTGGATGGAGGAATTGGGCGGAGGGAATAGAAGAAGATAATAAGGGAAGAGGAAGCGTACGGATTCGGATTGATCATTACGGGAACCCAAAGCGCGGAACCTACAAGGGGAAGTGGTGTTTCGAGGGTGATATTTGAGTGGccggaaagaagaagaagaagcgaGAGTGAGAGGAGGTGGAAGAACTGAATTCATTGCTTTGCTCAGTTGCTGCGCTCTCCCCTGGCTGGCTGCATCACTCGAGAGAGTACAACCAGTTATTAAGTTGTACTACTAGTCTACTAGCTATCTTCCTAAATCGGAAATCCAGTAACaggaaaagataaaataaaaggaaagaatAGTAACCGcctatgattaaaaaaaatgccccCTAGTGCTTGGCTGTATCTAATCTAAGTACTACTATCATCTATCCGATCTTGATCATCATTTCAGTATTGAAGAGATCGCAACTCATATTATTATGCATTGAGTAATTAATCCGTGGTAACACACTTTTCTCCACCACATATATACTAACTGCTCACTTTTATGAATCATTTTACGGTTTTTCAATCTCACTTAATATGGCGACAGGACAAATCATTAAGAAGTAACTTAGAAGGCACTACAATTCTTTCATATCTCTCGTAACCGTACCAAGTATTACCAATAAgttgtaaaaaatcatttccaaTATAAGCTGtgagaatccaaaaaaaattcccacCTCGTGAAGATGTGGGAATATTGCGTAGTATATATGGCAATGCCCACCAGCTATttttaatcggggattaatctTTTGAGCCACATGGTTAGACTAAGGGTTAGCAGATCAGCTGACGCGAGTCGTTACAAGTGGTATATATTGCATTATAAGTGGAGGAGAACCCCAAAAAGAACTTTCACATCAGGACAATGTGGGATTCAGTGGGAATATTGTGTAGTATGCATAGCTATGCCCACCAGTTAAACGTTTTGAGCCACATCGTTAGGCTAAAAGTTAGCAAGTCAACTCGTGCAGGCTACTGTACAATGCATTACCAATTCAGAGGAAAATACAACAATTTCCCAGTTTACCATCTTCTTTTATGCAAAATGCAATACCATCCATGGCCTCCAAAGGGCAGGAATTTGGTGTAATATCAGAAGATTCAGAAGGGCAATGAGACAAAACTGGCCTTGCAAATCTCTCTGCATGCCCTTTCTTCTCGCAGGTCACATACACACAACTTCGCCAATAATTGGATTTTCCAACCACGCAACATCCAACCCCTGCCAATGTTCTAAATGCAGAGAACACAGTTAACTGGGCTTTTTTAAGTTTTCTGGACCCTATGAAAGATTGGATTTTCCACAAGTTCTTTGGCAACAAATCGTCACACATCATGGCCCTTGATTGCATTGCCAAATAAACATCATAGAGATTGCTTAATCAATTTTCTGTATGACATTACCACATCAATGAAACCATATTTTCTTGTTCCAACATGAAGTTGACATTTTGAGTATACTCGTGTTGGTTAAACAGGGAAGGATGCCAATCACAACCAATGTGACAACGTAAAAaggtaataaaataaaattagttaCAAACCATTTCAGAGATGGATTAGGATTAGTATCATTCTGTCGTGCCTGGAACCATGATCCCAGGAGAGTGTAATTGCATCCAGTTGCTGGATTCCAGTACAAAACAACTACTTATCAccaaaatttgaacaaaaatcCATAATACAAATAGGATTGGCAACCTCAGGGTATGACAACAACAGCTAACGTTGTAATAATTCCAGGGACTTCAATCCAAATGCCACAACACCCCAGAAGAAAAGCTAATGGAAAAGTCCCCATAAAGTGATTGCTTGGTGATTCTCAGGACTTCTGTCAAGGTGAGGAAAATTATGCAATCGAACTGGCAAGGCATCGTCTAAACCTTCTGTTTCAAAGAAACGTTGATTATTCCTATCGAGGACTTAGGTCGATAATGTTCATCCGTATCCACCTCTTCAATTTCCTGGCAAGCACATTGCAGGACAAACATTCAAATTGTAAGTCTAATAAAGGATCCTGTAAAATAAATGCACAAAGCAACTAGACACTAAAAGCATGTACATCCACTCCACCAGATGTCCTATGAATAGGATATAAAATTACTTAAAAAAGACAATATGAACAATACTTCTAGGTTAAAATCCCAAGAGGCCCCTAAAGTATGCTTTCTCTGTGAGTCTGTAACTTTGGTCCCAAACTTACTGATTCTTTTCCCTTTAGTGCCAAAGTCTATAATTTGCGTCTGAGTAGTCCAACCATTAATTTGCATCTGGTAAGGGACCTCACTAGCTTAGCCAGCTAGCACCTcagatttgacaaataaaagaTTGATGACATCCAGCCAGGCATATGATGGTGGCTCCTCTTTACTAATAGATCTGCCAGCTGCTATAAAGTATAAACCCAAAATAACATAAGAAACAGAATCTTAGCCACCCTTTCCAGATCAGACTTTTGGCAAGTGCTCTTAAACAGCACCAGAAGTCCACAAGAAGCTGTTTGGATTGCAACATCATGCTTCCATGGTCTCATTAGTCATTACAGTTGGCTCCTCAATACTATGATAGAAACTCTCATTTCTACCCCTAGTACGAAACTACTTGAAGGGAACTatcacatagagagagagagagagagagagagagagagagagagagagagagagagagagagagagagagagagagagagagagagagaggcttaaTTAATACCTGAACAACATCCTCTCCCCTGATAACCCGCCCAAACACAATAAGCTTCTCATTCAAATCTGGGATTGGTGCAGTTGTAATATAAAGTTCAAATGCTTCTTTGTCATGTTTGGCCTTTGAAGTACCAAGCATGAAGGCCTCATGCTTCACACTGGATAAAAATCACAAGTTCAGTAACCAGAGTAGTATAAGAAAATGCTTTCTCTGAACTCCCTTGGGCTAAAGGGTAACTCCGTGGAGTGGCTCCAGAGTGGGGGGCAAACCTTGTATCAAGTTGGCTGTTATGCTTTCCTCTCAAAGTCCAATCGTCTGTAGCTCCAGGTCGATCAGTATTACCTCCTTGAATCACGAAGTTCTTTATTACATGGTGGAAAGGCATCCCCTTGAAGTGACCCCTTTgactgaaaacaaaaaagatctTTTGAATCTGACTTTAATTATTTTACAATCAAATCCAAAAGTGCCCTTCGAGGAGGAAGCGTTAGTGCCTGCCAAGAATATTGCAAGTGATTCCACTACATGGAGAGAATGCAACAAGTAAAAGCACAACTTTCATAGTACAAAACTCAAGTCAATAACACGAACTCTGCCACAGCTGGACAATAACCCCCATTCTGAACATACAGCTAAAAGAGTACGAAGATGTTTACAGTTCCCCTGAAATTCGCTGATCCAACATCAGTTACTGAACATTAACCATTTTTAGTATGGAATTAACTTGCAACTTACATGCTCCCAGGCTAAAAAAAATCTACTGCATAGTGAATCCTTTCCATCAATTTGATATATTTGTTAGACAAATCATTAGTATAGCCGTGGAGACTACTTACGTCAGGTATATTTCAAAAGTTGACCATCTGGAATGGCCAGGAAAATACAGAAAGCCGATACACGAATCTAATCTGCTTCAAGGGGTAAGTATGAAACTCCAAAGTGTCAACTCACTCAACTTTCCACAATGCTTAAGCTCCAACTATGAGATGACACATTCGAAAAGCATAAAGGGAATAGAAACACTGAAACCTTGTCCACAGCTAATGAGGCAAATTATCGAAGCGTCAACGAAGAAATATTGTCTACTAAGAAGCTGCGTGAACAATGGAATAATATACCCCAACAATGGATAAAAATAGTGTTTAGTATGGTACCCACCACAAGTCAATAAATTCGTCAACAGCCTCGGGAGAACCTTCCTTGTATAACTCGACCGTTATTGAGCCTTTTGAGGTATTCAAAATCTgtcaaatggagaaaaaaatacacGAGCATACCAACATGCAATAGATAAGAACACACCCCCTACTGCAGCATAACTTACTTTACTTGcagaaaaagataaaataacacacaaaataaattgaaaagaaGAGCAAAAGAATGAACACTGAGCAAACAACAATCTAAGAATTGGAGAACTAAATGAAACATCATCACCAAAGCTCATATTGGTATCGAAAGATGGCAGCGTTGACTAAGTAGTAAGGGAATGTTTTGTAGAGCAGACACAAACATAAAAGTAGTACCTAGCAACCGCCTTTAAAATATAAACCAAAAGTAGTTATAAATGCTCAGCTTACAAAGTAACTTACAGCATATCTAGGGACATCAGTTTTCTTTGAATCTGCAATAACATTGTCACCCTGTAGCACCGAAAGGACCAGACATTGAGAAAAAGGTTATGTAATTGGTCATGATCAATTGAAAGCAAATTCCTCAAACCTTGAAGGCATGAAGACCATAAAAAGAACAAATACACAAACAGACAACTACATCTTTGAAACTATCAATGAAgtcattaataattaatatcacTGGAAATTGAAGAAAAGTGGAATCTTTCAGATCTGTCAT contains the following coding sequences:
- the LOC131305110 gene encoding beta-carotene isomerase D27, chloroplastic isoform X5, which translates into the protein MNSVLPPPLTLASSSSFRPLKYHPRNTTSPCRFRALGSRNDQSESIGITESDNSRPKYRPGIFDDLFLNLFRNRMVNEVGWDSEKPGYDGLIEVANRLMMRRSNSETKEAAVRILRALFPPLLLELYQMLIAPLQGGKVAAIMVARVTALSCQWLMGPCAVNNVDLPDGSSLRSGVFVERCKYLEESQCVGICINTCKLPTQFKFGVLPPRPEDDNALNEPCLEICPNARQRREFTNSVDVLQCPKA
- the LOC131305110 gene encoding beta-carotene isomerase D27, chloroplastic isoform X4, producing MNSVLPPPLTLASSSSFRPLKYHPRNTTSPCRFRALGSRNDQSESIGITESDNSRPKYRPGIFDDLFLNLFRNRMVNEVGWDSEKPGYDGLIEVANRLMMRRSNSETKEAAVRILRALFPPLLLELYQMLIAPLQGGKVAAIMVARVTALSCQWLMGPCAVNNVDLPDGSSLRSGVFVERCKYLEESQCVGICINTCKLPTQLQFKFGVLPPRPEDDNALNEPCLEICPNARQRREFTNSVDVLQCPKA
- the LOC131305110 gene encoding beta-carotene isomerase D27, chloroplastic isoform X1, which translates into the protein MNSVLPPPLTLASSSSFRPLKYHPRNTTSPCRFRALGSRNDQSESIGITESDNSRPKYRPGIFDDLFLNLFRNRMVNEVGWDSEKPGYDGLIEVANRLMMRRSNSETKEAAVRILRALFPPLLLELYQMLIAPLQGGKVAAIMVARVTALSCQWLMGPCAVNNVDLPDGSSLRSGVFVERCKYLEESQCVGICINTCKLPTQTFFKDYMGVPLLMEPNFSDYSCQLQFKFGVLPPRPEDDNALNEPCLEICPNARQRREFTNSVDVLQCPKA
- the LOC131305110 gene encoding beta-carotene isomerase D27, chloroplastic isoform X6 is translated as MNSVLPPPLTLASSSSFRPLKYHPRNTTSPCRFRALGSRNDQSESIGITESDNSRPKYRPGIFDDLFLNLFRNRMVNEVGWDSEKPGYDGLIEVANRLMMRRSNSETKEAAVRILRALFPPLLLELYQMLIAPLQGGKVAAIMVARVTALSCQWLMGPCAVNNVDLPDGSSLRSGVFVERCKYLEESQCVGICINTYFLQGLHGCSFTDGTKFQRL
- the LOC131305234 gene encoding peptidyl-prolyl cis-trans isomerase CYP21-4-like yields the protein MARIKPQALLQQSKKKKGPSRISVTAVIVYSLIAIVTVYFLFATYRHWSQRSRVQEDDHLSDFEGDNVIADSKKTDVPRYAILNTSKGSITVELYKEGSPEAVDEFIDLCQRGHFKGMPFHHVIKNFVIQGGNTDRPGATDDWTLRGKHNSQLDTSVKHEAFMLGTSKAKHDKEAFELYITTAPIPDLNEKLIVFGRVIRGEDVVQEIEEVDTDEHYRPKSSIGIINVSLKQKV
- the LOC131305110 gene encoding beta-carotene isomerase D27, chloroplastic isoform X2, which produces MNSVLPPPLTLASSSSFRPLKYHPRNTTSPCRFRALGSRNDQSESIGITESDNSRPKYRPGIFDDLFLNLFRNRMVNEVGWDSEKPGYDGLIEVANRLMMRRSNSETKEAAVRILRALFPPLLLELYQMLIAPLQGGKVAAIMVARVTALSCQWLMGPCAVNNVDLPDGSSLRSGVFVERCKYLEESQCVGICINTCKLPTQTFFKDYMGVPLLMEPNFSDYSCQFKFGVLPPRPEDDNALNEPCLEICPNARQRREFTNSVDVLQCPKA
- the LOC131305110 gene encoding beta-carotene isomerase D27, chloroplastic isoform X3, giving the protein MNSVLPPPLTLASSSSFRPLKYHPRNTTSPCRFRALGSRNDQSESIGITESDNSRPKYRPGIFDDLFLNLFRNRMEVGWDSEKPGYDGLIEVANRLMMRRSNSETKEAAVRILRALFPPLLLELYQMLIAPLQGGKVAAIMVARVTALSCQWLMGPCAVNNVDLPDGSSLRSGVFVERCKYLEESQCVGICINTCKLPTQTFFKDYMGVPLLMEPNFSDYSCQLQFKFGVLPPRPEDDNALNEPCLEICPNARQRREFTNSVDVLQCPKA